A window of the Oryza brachyantha chromosome 5, ObraRS2, whole genome shotgun sequence genome harbors these coding sequences:
- the LOC102714563 gene encoding transcription factor bHLH123-like encodes MADEWTWSSSSARAGDEAACSTAEPTGESAVGSDPMGFSQPGLPDGAVAAVAASSSSSFLLADRHMDYWTQDFMGGRAPVAAEAAAAAASSFNTLLQLQGDAASHRLLLDDQSAAASPRAPSPSPHLVPSPYGDGATVAAPPPYEADSLRYCSFSSYAGGDTAAAAAASMSIPFSQLLARSSSAAAQQFPGAPGLFEQAATEPPQLLLQTLEPRFLKQPNADVCSPETTRGTAPAHEPTVKKARIEAPSPLPTFKVRKEKLGDRITALQQLVSPFGKTDTASVLHEAIEYIKFLHDQVASLSSPYLRCGRPMQQQHQQGSHKSKDNGEAKQDLRSRGLCLVPVASTYTVASETATEFWHPTFGGTFR; translated from the exons ATGGCGGATGAGTGGACGTGGAGTAGTAGCTCtgcgcgcgccggcgacgaagcGGCGTGCTCGACGGCGGAGCCAACCGGTGAGTCAGCTGTTGGTAGTGATCCGATGGGTTTCAGCCAGCCTGGTTTACCTgatggcgccgtcgccgccgtcgctgcctcgtcgtcgtcgtctttcCTCCTTGCTGACCGGCACATGGATTATTGGACGCAGGACTTCAT GGGAGGCAGAGCTCCGGTAgccgccgaggcggcggcggcggccgccagtAGCTTCAACACGCTGCTCCAGCTCCaaggcgacgcggcgagccaCCGGTTGCTGCTCGACGACCAGTCGGCAGCAgcgtcgccgcgcgcgccgtcgccttcgCCTCACCTCGTGCCATCCCCCTACGGCGACGGAGCCACGgtggcagcgccgccgccgtacgaGGCAGACAGCCTTCGGTACTGCTCCTTCAGCAGCTACGCCGGCGgtgacacggcggcggccgcggcagcgTCGATGAGCATTCCGTTCTCGCAGCTGCTTGCCAGGtcgtcctcggcggcggcgcaacagTTCCCCGGCGCGCCGGGGCTCTTCGagcaggcggcgacggagcCGCCGCAGCTTCTCTTGCAGACCCTAGAGCCCAGATTCCTCAAG CAGCCCAACGCTGACGTCTgctcgccggagacgacgagAGGAACTGCTCCTGCTCACGAGCCTACAGTAAAGAAGGCACGCATCGAGGCGCCTTCGCCATTGCCGACTTTCAAG gTGAGGAAAGAGAAGCTCGGGGACAGAATCACTGCGCTCCAGCAACTCGTCTCGCCTTTTGGAAAG ACGGATACCGCATCGGTTCTTCATGAGGCCATCGAATACATCAAATTCCTTCATGATCAAGTTGCT TCTCTAAGCTCTCCATACTTGAGGTGTGGGCGCCCcatgcagcagcaacaccaacag GGTTCACACAAGTCGAAGGACAATGGCGAGGCGAAGCAGGACTTGCGCAGCCGAGGCCTGTGCCTTGTTCCGGTCGCCAGCACTTATACTGTGGCCAGCGAGACTGCGACAGAGTTTTGGCACCCTACATTTGGAGGCACATTTCGGTAG
- the LOC102718456 gene encoding NAD(P)H dehydrogenase (quinone) FQR1-like: protein MAVKVYVVYYSMYGHVAKLAEEIKKGASSVEGVEVKLWQVPETLSEEVLGKMGAPPRSDAPVISPQELAEADGVLFGFPTRFGMMAAQMKAFFDGTGGLWREQSLAGKPAGIFFSTGTQGGGQETTPLTAVTQLTHHGMVFVPVGYTFGAKMFDMEQVHGGSPYGAGTFAGDGSRWPSEVELEHAFHQGKYFAGIAKKLKGASA from the exons ATGGCGGTCAAGGTCTACGTCGT GTATTACTCCATGTATGGTCATGTTGCCAAACTAGCTGAGGAGATCAAGAAAGGTGCCTCGTCTGTTGAAGGCGTGGAAGTTAAATTATGGCAG GTGCCCGAAACCCTCTCTGAAGAGGTGCTGGGCAAGATGGGAGCGCCGCCGAGGAGCGACGCACCGGTGATCTCGCCGCAGGAGCTCGCCGAGGCAGACGGCGTCCTCTTCGGGTTCCCGACGAGGTTCGGCATGATGGCCGCGCAGATGAAGGCGTTCTTCGACGGCACCGGCGGCCTGTGGCGCGAGCAGAGCCTCGCCGGCAAGCCCGCCGGCATCTTCTTCAGCACCGGCACCCAGGGCGGCGGCCAGGAGACCACGCC GCTGAcggcggtgacgcagctgaCGCACCACGGGATGGTGTTCGTGCCGGTGGGGTACACGTTCGGCGCCAAGATGTTCGACATGGAGCAGGTGCACGGCGGCAGCCCGTACGGCGCCGGCAcgttcgccggcgacgggtCGAGGTGGCCGTCGGAGGTGGAGCTGGAGCACGCCTTCCACCAGGGCAAGTACTTCGCCGGCATCGCCAAGAAGCTCAAGGGCGCCTCCGCCTGA
- the LOC102714835 gene encoding receptor-like serine/threonine-protein kinase SD1-8 isoform X1 gives MAIHQYGGVLLLLPLLLASATSRARDSIAPGEPLAGNETLVSAGGGGGGCFELGFFTPPGSNDTYVGVWYARVSPRTVVWVANRGDPVRGRVEDNGGATLSVSRGCELAVADANSTVVWSVSPPAAGPCAARIRDDGNLVVSDARGRVAWQGFDHPTDTLLPGMRIGVDFAAGKNMTLTAWRSPSDPSPSPVVVAMDTSGDPEVFIWNGPTKVWRSGPWDGVQFTGVPDTVTYSNFTFSFVNSAREITYSFQVRNTSILSRLVLNGSGAGAGGGGGLLQRWTWVEAAGAWNLYWYAPKDQCDAVSPCGPNGVCDTNRLPACSCLRGFAPRSPAAWALRDGRDGCARATPLDCANGTDGFAVVQHAKAPDTTAATVDHDAGLQLCRQRCLRNCSCTAYASANLSAPPGRRGCVMWTGGLDDLRVYPAYGQDLYVRLAAVDLDSTSKSKKKMHIVITVVVSICALAILLSVTGIYIWRTKRTKARRRGPSSWSGGLHSRELHSEGNSHGDDMDLPLFDFETIASATQDFSADNKLGEGGFGPVYKGKLEDGQEIAVKTLSKTSVQGLDEFKNEVMLIAKLQHRNLVRLIGYSIGGQEKMLIYEFMENKSLDYFLFEKSKSVLIDWQTRYHIIEGIARGLIYLHQDSRYRIIHRDLKTSNILLDKEMTPKISDFGMARMFGSDDTEINTVRVVGTYGYMAPEYAMDGVFSVKSDVFSFGVIVLEIISGKRNRGVYSCSSHLNLLAHAWSSWNEGSSLDLVDETLNGSFNSEELLKCLKLGLLCVQENPDDRPLMSHVLLMLASADAASFPDPRQPGFVARRAATEYTSSSKPDCSFVDGMTITMIEGR, from the exons ATGGCCATCCACCAGTACGGcggcgtgctgctgctgctgccgctgctgctcgcgtcggcgacgtcgcgTGCCCGCGACAGCATCGCGCCGGGCGAGCCGCTCGCGGGCAACGAGACGCTCGTctcggcgggcggcggcggcggcggctgcttcGAGCTCGGGTTCTTCACCCCGCCGGGCTCCAACGACACCTACGTCGGGGTGTGGTACGCGCGGGTCTCCCCCCGCACCGTCGTCTGGGTCGCCAACCGCGGCGACCCCGTCCGGGGTCGCGTCGAGGACAACGGCGGCGCCACGCTGTCCGTGTCCCGCGGCTgcgagctcgccgtcgccgacgccaacTCCACCGTCGTGTGGTcggtctcgccgccggcggccggcccgTGCGCGGCGCGGATACGGGACGACGGCAACCTGGTCGTCTCcgacgcgcgcgggcgggtGGCGTGGCAGGGGTTCGACCACCCCACCGACACGTTGCTCCCCGGGATGAGGATCGGGGTGGACTTCGCCGCCGGGAAGAACATGACGCTGACGGCGTGGAGGAGCCCCTCCGACCCGTCGCCGAGCCCGGTGGTCGTGGCCATGGACACCTCCGGCGACCCGGAGGTGTTCATCTGGAACGGACCGACCAAGGTGTGGCGTTCCGGGCCCTGGGACGGCGTGCAGTTCACCGGCGTCCCGGACACCGTCACCTACAGCAACTTCACCTTCAGCTTCGTGAACAGCGCCCGGGAGATCACCTACAGCTTCCAGGTTCGCAACACGAGCATCCTGTCGCGCCTGGTGCTGaacggcagcggcgccggagccggcggcggcggcgggctgctGCAGCGGTGGACgtgggtggaggcggcgggggcgtgGAACCTATACTGGTACGCGCCCAAGGACCAGTGCGACGCCGTGTCGCCGTGCGGGCCCAACGGGGTGTGCGACACCAACCGCCTGCCGGCGTGCTCCTGCCTCCGCGGGTTCGCGCcacggtcgccggcggcgtgggcgcTGCGGGACGGCCGCGACGGGTGCGCCCGGGCGACGCCGCTCGACTGCGCCAACGGCACCGACGGGTTCGCCGTGGTGCAGCACGCCAAGGCGCCCGACACGACCGCCGCGACGGTGGACCACGACGCCGGCCTCCAGCTGTGCCGGCAGAGGTGCCTGAGGAACTGCTCGTGCACGGCGTACGCCAGCGCCAACCTCAGCGCGCCGCCGGGGCGCCGCGGCTGCGTCATGTGGACCGGCGGGCTCGACGACCTCCGCGTGTACCCGGCCTACGGCCAGGACCTCTAcgtccgcctcgccgccgtcgatctcG ATTCAACAAGCAAGTCTAAGAAGAAGATGCACATTGTAATTACAGTAGTTGTCAGCATCTGTGCACTGGCCATCCTTTTATCAGTTACTGGGATCTACATTTGGCGAACAAAGAGGACAAAAGCGAGGCGACGAG GACCAAGTAGCTGGAGTGGTGGTTTACACAGTAGAGAGCTCCACAGTGAAGGAAATAGTCATGGGGATGACATGGATCTGCCTCTATTTGATTTTGAGACAATAGCATCAGCCACACAGGATTTCTCAGCAGACAATAAACTTGGTGAGGGTGGCTTTGGGCCAGTATACAAG GGTAAACTAGAGGATGGGCAAGAAATTGCTGTTAAAACACTTTCAAAGACATCGGTTCAAGGTCTTGATGAGTTCAAGAATGAGGTTATGTTGATAGCTAAACTCCAGCAccggaatcttgttcgactcaTTGGCTACAGCATTGGTGGACAGGAAAAGATGCTTATATACGAATTCATGGAAAACAAAAGCCTGGACTACTTCCTGTTTG AAAAATCCAAGAGCGTGCTAATTGACTGGCAAACAAGATACCACATAATCGAGGGGATTGCTCGAGGTTTAATTTATCTGCACCAGGACTCAAGATACAGAATCATCCATAGAGACCTAAAGACGAGCAACATTCTTCTGGATAAGGAGATGACTCCTAAAATTTCAGACTTCGGTATGGCCAGAATGTTTGGCAGTGACGACACAGAAATAAATACGGTTAGAGTGGTTGGCACATA CGGTTATATGGCCCCCGAGTACgcaatggatggagtattCTCTGTGAAATCTGATGTATTCAGTTTTGGTGTCATAGTGCTGGAAATCATTTCTGGTAAAAGGAATAGGGGCGTCTACAGCTGCTCCAGCCACCTAAACCTTCTAGCACAT GCATGGAGTTCGTGGAATGAGGGGAGCAGTCTCGATCTCGTCGACGAAACACTGAATGGCTCATTCAACTCAGAAGAGTTGCTAAAATGCCTCAAATTGGGGCTCCTATGTGTCCAGGAGAACCCAGACGACCGTCCTCTGATGTCTCATGTGCTCCTGATGCTGGCCAGCGCTGATGCCGCCTCATTTCCAGATCCCAGGCAGCCTGGGTTCGTCGCAAGAAGGGCTGCCACGGAGTACACCTCGTCGAGCAAGCCAGACTGCAGTTTTGTGGACGGCATGACCATCACCATGATTGAAGGCCGGTAG
- the LOC102714835 gene encoding receptor-like serine/threonine-protein kinase SD1-8 isoform X2 yields MAIHQYGGVLLLLPLLLASATSRARDSIAPGEPLAGNETLVSAGGGGGGCFELGFFTPPGSNDTYVGVWYARVSPRTVVWVANRGDPVRGRVEDNGGATLSVSRGCELAVADANSTVVWSVSPPAAGPCAARIRDDGNLVVSDARGRVAWQGFDHPTDTLLPGMRIGVDFAAGKNMTLTAWRSPSDPSPSPVVVAMDTSGDPEVFIWNGPTKVWRSGPWDGVQFTGVPDTVTYSNFTFSFVNSAREITYSFQVRNTSILSRLVLNGSGAGAGGGGGLLQRWTWVEAAGAWNLYWYAPKDQCDAVSPCGPNGVCDTNRLPACSCLRGFAPRSPAAWALRDGRDGCARATPLDCANGTDGFAVVQHAKAPDTTAATVDHDAGLQLCRQRCLRNCSCTAYASANLSAPPGRRGCVMWTGGLDDLRVYPAYGQDLYVRLAAVDLDSTSKSKKKMHIVITVVVSICALAILLSVTGIYIWRTKRTKARRRGPSSWSGGLHSRELHSEGNSHGDDMDLPLFDFETIASATQDFSADNKLGEGGFGPVYKGKLEDGQEIAVKTLSKTSVQGLDEFKNEVMLIAKLQHRNLVRLIGYSIGGQEKMLIYEFMENKSLDYFLFEKSKSVLIDWQTRYHIIEGIARGLIYLHQDSRYRIIHRDLKTSNILLDKEMTPKISDFAVIWPPSTQWMEYSL; encoded by the exons ATGGCCATCCACCAGTACGGcggcgtgctgctgctgctgccgctgctgctcgcgtcggcgacgtcgcgTGCCCGCGACAGCATCGCGCCGGGCGAGCCGCTCGCGGGCAACGAGACGCTCGTctcggcgggcggcggcggcggcggctgcttcGAGCTCGGGTTCTTCACCCCGCCGGGCTCCAACGACACCTACGTCGGGGTGTGGTACGCGCGGGTCTCCCCCCGCACCGTCGTCTGGGTCGCCAACCGCGGCGACCCCGTCCGGGGTCGCGTCGAGGACAACGGCGGCGCCACGCTGTCCGTGTCCCGCGGCTgcgagctcgccgtcgccgacgccaacTCCACCGTCGTGTGGTcggtctcgccgccggcggccggcccgTGCGCGGCGCGGATACGGGACGACGGCAACCTGGTCGTCTCcgacgcgcgcgggcgggtGGCGTGGCAGGGGTTCGACCACCCCACCGACACGTTGCTCCCCGGGATGAGGATCGGGGTGGACTTCGCCGCCGGGAAGAACATGACGCTGACGGCGTGGAGGAGCCCCTCCGACCCGTCGCCGAGCCCGGTGGTCGTGGCCATGGACACCTCCGGCGACCCGGAGGTGTTCATCTGGAACGGACCGACCAAGGTGTGGCGTTCCGGGCCCTGGGACGGCGTGCAGTTCACCGGCGTCCCGGACACCGTCACCTACAGCAACTTCACCTTCAGCTTCGTGAACAGCGCCCGGGAGATCACCTACAGCTTCCAGGTTCGCAACACGAGCATCCTGTCGCGCCTGGTGCTGaacggcagcggcgccggagccggcggcggcggcgggctgctGCAGCGGTGGACgtgggtggaggcggcgggggcgtgGAACCTATACTGGTACGCGCCCAAGGACCAGTGCGACGCCGTGTCGCCGTGCGGGCCCAACGGGGTGTGCGACACCAACCGCCTGCCGGCGTGCTCCTGCCTCCGCGGGTTCGCGCcacggtcgccggcggcgtgggcgcTGCGGGACGGCCGCGACGGGTGCGCCCGGGCGACGCCGCTCGACTGCGCCAACGGCACCGACGGGTTCGCCGTGGTGCAGCACGCCAAGGCGCCCGACACGACCGCCGCGACGGTGGACCACGACGCCGGCCTCCAGCTGTGCCGGCAGAGGTGCCTGAGGAACTGCTCGTGCACGGCGTACGCCAGCGCCAACCTCAGCGCGCCGCCGGGGCGCCGCGGCTGCGTCATGTGGACCGGCGGGCTCGACGACCTCCGCGTGTACCCGGCCTACGGCCAGGACCTCTAcgtccgcctcgccgccgtcgatctcG ATTCAACAAGCAAGTCTAAGAAGAAGATGCACATTGTAATTACAGTAGTTGTCAGCATCTGTGCACTGGCCATCCTTTTATCAGTTACTGGGATCTACATTTGGCGAACAAAGAGGACAAAAGCGAGGCGACGAG GACCAAGTAGCTGGAGTGGTGGTTTACACAGTAGAGAGCTCCACAGTGAAGGAAATAGTCATGGGGATGACATGGATCTGCCTCTATTTGATTTTGAGACAATAGCATCAGCCACACAGGATTTCTCAGCAGACAATAAACTTGGTGAGGGTGGCTTTGGGCCAGTATACAAG GGTAAACTAGAGGATGGGCAAGAAATTGCTGTTAAAACACTTTCAAAGACATCGGTTCAAGGTCTTGATGAGTTCAAGAATGAGGTTATGTTGATAGCTAAACTCCAGCAccggaatcttgttcgactcaTTGGCTACAGCATTGGTGGACAGGAAAAGATGCTTATATACGAATTCATGGAAAACAAAAGCCTGGACTACTTCCTGTTTG AAAAATCCAAGAGCGTGCTAATTGACTGGCAAACAAGATACCACATAATCGAGGGGATTGCTCGAGGTTTAATTTATCTGCACCAGGACTCAAGATACAGAATCATCCATAGAGACCTAAAGACGAGCAACATTCTTCTGGATAAGGAGATGACTCCTAAAATTTCAGACTTCG CGGTTATATGGCCCCCGAGTACgcaatggatggagtattCTCTGTGA